ccctgcagctccagcctggggcagaggggctggaaagggCCCTGGGGAAaggccctgggggtgctgtgccagggctggacaggagcccaggggagcccagggggCACgaggccaatggcccctgggctgtgccagccgtGGGGTGgccacagagccagggcagggctgtcccctgggctggccctgctgagggACCTCGAGGGCTGTGGccagagagccctggaggggctggagtgtgcccagggaagggagctgggaaaggggctggagccccaggagaggctgagggagctgggaaaggggctcaggggggacctttCGGTCtacacaactccctgacaggaggggacagccagggggggtcgggctgtgctgccagggaacagggacaggacaaggggaaacggcctcaagctgtgccaggggaggctcagcttggacagcaggaggaatttctgcatggaaagggtgctcaggccttggcaggggctgcccagggagctttggagtgcccatccctggaggtgtccaaggaagggctggaggtggcactcagggctctgggctggggacaaggtgggcactgggcacagcttgggctccatgggctgggagggattttccagcctcagggatcctggattctgtgattctatgattgcATGACAACTGGTAGGGACTGCCCTTGCATCCATAACCATGATGTACTTTTGGCATGGCTGCAGGCTTTGGGGAGGACAGAACAAGCACCTGTGTTCATTTTAGCACTGAAAGGACTGGGAGTTCACTCTCAGTAATTGCTTCTCCTCTTGGGTGAGTGTACTGGCAAGTACAATGATTTCCTTGGCTTCCTAATGCCTCTCCATCTCTCAAGTCTACAGGAGATGGAAGCTGAACTTCATAAAACAGGGCAGTGAAGAGCAGGCAGAGAAGCAAAGTGAGCAGCAGTTAGTTGTTACTTCCcgttgaaaaaaataaattgacaGATAAGTCCagacaagaaagaaattttgaatAGTTCTTAAATGGCCTCCAAATTTCTTGAAATAATTCCCTGCAAACTAGCCTTTTACAACTAGACAGAAGTTAGCATGGCCTTCACTCTTATAAGGGTAGATGAGAGTgatcagcatttttaaaaagaaaataaaaattctgaacaGGAATAGAAAATGTAGAAGGAATTGAAAAGCAGTATCACAAGGATAATTTACTGCCTTAGAATTAGGAGAAATGTTACCAGACAAGATTTTTGTTTACTGAATCTATTAAAAAGCTGCCTTGGTCATGAAGAAAATCGGTCTTAGGTGACTGTGGTAATTTTAGAAAGCTGCTGACCAGCCGTGACTGTACATCTGCTGAATAACTTGGCAAACTGCCCCTGTTTCCAGTCCTTCATCCTGAATGATTTAATGATGTGGCTTTGAATGCAGCGTGATACAGTGGGATTTGTTTCATGCCAACTCCTGACACTGAGTTTTTCTGAAGCTCTTTCAGAGCTTTTCCGcccctgttttcctgcagggatggatggcacTGGTCAGTGGAAGACACACTATTGTTGTTACTAAAACATCCCTTTTGTCTTGGGTTGTAaaagagctctgcaggctggaacCTCTGTTTGGAAGCAGAGTGGAAGAATGGGGAACAGGATGGAAACATCCCATGACACCAAGGCCAGTGTCTGCCATCAGAGGTGGACAAAGCATCTCCTTCTCCTCACCGAGATTGCTGAATTCATCTTGAGTTCACCTGGGTCATTTACTGCTGGAaggctgctcccacagcatcCCTTTCCACCCAAGAATCCTTCTGATGCCTGGTCCATGTTCACTCATGTCTGGTTTGAAGCCATCTGAGTGTCCTCTCAGAAGCTGGGCACCACCCAGCAGTGCTTCCCTGCAGTCCTGCCCGtggctggctgtggctgtggccacCCACAGTGGGGAGTGTTAATCTCTCACTGTATCCTGATAATGTCACTTCTGACCTGCCTCCTGTTTGCCCTGAGGTAGCTGTGCCACACCAAGGGCTCCCAGCTGCCTGGAGATCTGCTGGTCTGTTCAAacctttctcctcctttgtcCCACTGAGCTGATGAGTTTGCAGCAGAATTCCCTGCTTGCTGCAAGAATTTCTCACTGTTAAACTTCATCCTACCTCTGACTTGTTTGCTGTACTTGGGCACTATCAAGTTTTGTGCTGTCAGCAAACTTCCTTACCATGTTCTTCTTTGGGCCATCCAAGCCCAAACCCTGTCTGACAGAAACATACTAAAAAGAATGACActggattaattaattaactaattaattgCTTTGACTGGTTCATAGAATTCCAGgatccctgaggctggaaaatccctcccagcccatggagcccaagctgtgcccagtgcccaccttgtccccagcccagagccctgagtgccacctccagcccttccttggacacctccagggatgggcactccaaagctccctgggcagcccctgccaaggcctgagcaccctttccatggaaattcctcctggtgtCCAACTTGAGtcacccctggcacagcttgaggccatttcctcttctcctgtccAGTTCTTTCATGATTCAGTATTCTGAATAATCCCTTGTCTTTAGCATGCTTGGATCTTTGAGCTCTCTTTGTGCCTGTATTTTGGTGATAATACAACCAAGAAATTTATGTTTCCATATATAGAGCACAGGTCCACATAGTTTCTGTAGTTTCTGTCCTCCTCTTACTTACGTAGAAAAAGAAACTctaatttaaatttacttttacCCTTGGAAAACCCAGTTTGGCTGGGGTTTGAGGCTTTCTGAATTTATGTCTGGGTTTTTGAATCTGCAAGCCATTCCACAGCCTGACTATTTTGCTGCATGGGGTCATGCTACTCCAGAACTGGAAGGCCCTGTCATGTTCCAGAAAGGCAACCACATAATTATGGGGTGGCCACGCTGACAGTGTTGCCCACACAGGGTGAAGCCACACTGCAAGACCAGAAACTCTGCTTGCAAAGAGGTCAAACCACTTAGGATCCCCAGaggtttctgtgttttctgggaGAGCAGATTGTGGCACACACGTTTAAACGGTGCCATCCCAGAGGGGAGAGCATGTGGAGCACTCTCTCTCCATTACAACAGCATGGATGGGATCTGAATTCAGCCCTTTCTGCAGAAAGCAGTAATTATATGTGTTGTTCCTTTTCCAGTTCTCCCATTGCTAACCAAAATGTGGCATCAGCCATGGAAAAACCCAGCACTTTCCTTGTGAGAATAAACTGCTCCCTACTCAAACACACAGAAGGTGAAGGACTGCCCAGAAAAGCAGGAAGTGCCTCTGAAGCGTCCACACTtcaaaaggagcagcagggacctgCAGTGCCCCCAGATTAAAGAGATTTGGCACCCAGGGTACAAAAGTGTGTCCCTGAATCAAGCATCACGCTGCTGACATGGCTTTGCACTGGTGAGCTGAGATGTGATGCCAATTGACAGGGAATCAAGCGCCTGGATTTCTGGATGCCTCCATcccacccagcagcaggaacaacaCAGCATTGCCTGCTCAGCACAAGCACCAGCTGCTGCAAGTGAGCCAGGGAAGTTCAGGGGGAAGAAGGACACCCTCGTGGGAGGCAAGGTGCACGAGGAACTCCCAAAGATAATGTGCTGCTACACCACCTCCCAGTGTGCAGTGTGACCTAAaagcaggctgagctgctctaAACCCACACCCTCCACCTCCTCTGGGCCTCCACCACACCCCTTCATCTTCCTGCCTCTCTCTATGCCGGATCAGACTCCCATCAGCTCatctctgcccagccccactcctcgtgcccagggccaggacagggacacactcACAGAGAtctgctcacctgggctgctgtgtgtgccttgGCTGAGCCGAGCCACTGCCAGCCTCTTCGTGTCTGCAGGGCTCGTCCGCTTCAGAATGATAAAGTTGGGATGTCTGGAGGATGCAAAACCTTGGGATTTTGTTGGGTTTGCTTTCTGCCTTCATGTTGGAATTCACTTGATTAGGGAGAATAACTAACACCAAATGAACTGAGGACATTCAGCTCTGAGCCACCTGAGTTAATGCAGACCATGGTCGGGAGGTGACACCagggtgtccccacagcagcactcccGTGACTCCCCTGCTGCCTCGGCTCTGAGGCTCACAGGCTGACAGCAACTAACACGAAcaagtgctggtgctgcacttGGATCAGGGCAACTCCCAGGATCAATCCAGGGgatgagcagctggagcagccctggagaaggacctgggggtgctgtgggtgagagctggGACCCAGAAcccccctgtgccctgggctgagcccccagtgtgggcagcaggggaggggggattctgcccctctgtcctgctcaggtgagaccccacctgcagagctgccccagccctgggaacagcacaggagggacctggagctgctggagagagtccagggGAGGCTTcaggatgatcagagggatggagcagctctgctgggaggaaaggctgggagagctgggattgttcagcctggagaggagaagctctggGGTGACCAAATTGTGGCcttccagggcctgaaggagctgacaagaaagatggagagagactgtacaagggatggagtgacaagggggaatggcttcccactgccagagggcagggatggatgggatattgggaaggaattgttccctgagaggatgggcaggccctggcacagggtggccagatcagctgtggctgcccctggatcctggcagtgtccaaggcacTGGATGGGGCttagagcagcctgggatagtggaaggtgtccttgccccTGTGGCAGAggtttggaactggatgatatttaaggtcctttccaacccaaatcgTTCTGTGATTCAATGATTATTTCCTCTCCTAAAATCAAGGCCACTCATCAGATAATAAGGAATGGCTGCCAGCCAGCAGGAAGAGATTCTTGCTAAGAGATCCATTCCTTGATAGTGAAGGAATGAGGTTGTgtgagaaggaaagcagaacacAGAATTAGGGGCTGACACTTTCCTCCCTGGGCCATGCAATTAATATCTTAGGGTTTAAAAGCATTACACAGAGAGCTGAAACCATGCCTCACTTGTACAGTACTTCTGCACTATGGGAATTACCCCAATGCTCAGACTGCCAATGGGaacattttcttcattcctGGAACGACCAGCTAACGGCACACACTCAGCTAGGGATGCAGGAAAATTTGGGTTCTCTGCCCTTTCACTGCTAAAGAAATACACTTCCATTAGTGGCAATTACAGGCCACCAAagcagtgaggagcaggagggttTATAAGAAAATGGTGTTTTCAGAAGAGGTTGGTGCATTAACTTTCTCAGCTGCATTTTGAATAGAGCTTGGTTTGGAAATGGATGCACCTCTACAGAAAATCCATATATGAAGCAGAAACAAGGAAATTATTCAGGACAGGACTATTTGATTGCACTgcaagagaacaaaaaaatgctTCTATGGAAATGTGAGTCATGAACTAACTACCCTCAGCATCACCAGAActgaagatggaaagaaaaaaaaaaaaaaaaagggaaaacagaagagagaacAATCTGATAATGTTGCATTTGGAACAGGCATGTTTGTAAATAGTTTTTGCCTCCAACTTAGATATAAAGAAGACAcaaggaccaaaaaaaaaacatcacaATACTTGTGGAGGATGAAAATGGCAATGTGGCTGTTGTGTAATGTAAAGGCTTTGTCTAGAGTTCTGGGATATGAACTGCAGGTGTTGTGACTCCTCACAGAATGATATCTTTTTGATAAGATTTTCCCTGTCCTAATAGAAAATATCCTGTGAAACTACTGAAAATATATATCTGAACAATTTCATGGGATTCAATAGGATGTGATGATTTAATGAGAGGAGCAAGGAGGGGATCCCATGTGGAGTAACTGTCTGCCCTTGACAACTCAGAACACAGAAATCCCTTTCTGGAACAGAACCTGGGATCACAAaccagtttttatttaattacctTTTAACATCACATTTACAGTCtccaaaaaaacctctttgagttctcttttcctccctcacCTGCACACTGCTGTAATATCCAAAATCCTTTTCCTACTAAAACCAACCACAGTTTCCTTACAGTGAATAATTATGCAGAAGATGGAATGGGTGTTTTCTTGGTTTACAAAATACCCTCAACAGGTTTCAAAGCAACACTGCATGTAGTCTCATGCTGGTTTTGTTATGAAAGATGATATGCCAGAAGTGATTTGTGGTAGATATGTGTAATATAAACTAAACAAGCCACAGGAAAGGGGCCAACTAGCCCTGCACAGAGTCACTGGGAGACAGCTGAGTCACACTGTCCTGCTCCAACAGAGAGCCCATAACTTTGCCCAGAAGCTTTAAACCACTTACTTAttcccttattttcttttccctttcagcaTTGCAGGCTTTGCATACCCTGTTTGAGCCTTAGCATACTCTTGCATTAACACTTTCTTTTGGATATTGAGGAGGTAGgagacaggtgagatacaggtgagaaTTTCACCACTGGACTAAATAAATcatgaaaatttatttattcattgaAAGTCCTCAGCTGCAGAAGCAATAGCCTGAGTATGCAGGCAGGGAATAAAGTCTGACTGTAGAAAACACAAGTCTCCTCAGGATGTGCTATGGGCCAAAAGCTCAGATAACTCTGTTTCCTTAGCTACAAGCTGGTATCTATTGAGTAGTGAGGGTTTAGCTGAAAATGGGTGTAATCAGCATTTTAATCAGTTTTGCTTATGCTTTTGCCCAAACTGTTTTATAACCTGATGTGTCACCACTGCGCTGCTCAGGCTTTTCCACAGGATGcctctttttattctttgcttttctaAGCCTCTCTAAGCTTTTCTGGATAGGTCATTACAATGCCATCATTCcatgctgccagcagtgccagcaggatgTGATTGAgtgtctgcagggagagctctgagcagggcccagcaatggccccagagcagggcagggactgagcccagcaattccctgcacaggaggcacagcttcttccctgggcactgcccagcctgaaCAGATTGCCCACAGAGCCTCTGGGctctcctccctggggctgttgcagagctgtgtgcacacagggctgtgccctgtgctctgggatggccctgctggagcagggaggtgacaccaggTGCCACTGAGCTCCCTTCAGCCTGAGATCCTCTGTTTATATCCTGTGTGCCTCCCTGGACAGGGCTCCCAGCTGGAAGCATCCCTGGCTGCAAACCTCATGCTCCCACTTGTTTTTACACAGTTGCTTATTTCTACCTGCTCTTGctgggaacaaaaaaaaaaaagggcgAAAAGGAGTTGGACTCCTCTGAGGAGACTGAGGGGTGTCTTTATCACACTGTAACTCCCTtacaggagggtgcagcctaGGGTGAGGGGGCAGGGGACAGacaacagggacaggacaaggggaaacggcctcaagctgtgccaggggaggctcagcttggacagcaggaggaatttctgcatggaaagggtgctcaggccttggcaggggctgcccagggagctttggagtgcccatccctggaggtgtccaaggaagggctggaggtggcactcagggctctgggctggggacaaggtgggcactgggcacagcttgggctccatgggctgggagggattttccagcctcgGGGATCCTGGGattttgtggttctgtgatctatgtgtgtcccttccaactcaagagattccatgattctatggaAAAACCCACATGCCCAACACTGCTGACACCCTCAGCAGCCATCTATAATCCCCTCACAGCATCACTACCTTACCTTGAGTTCAATCCAGCTGTTTTTTAGCCCAAAAAAGGGCCAAAAACACATATGAAAAACCCTTCTTGGCTTTGGTTTCCCATGTTGGAGGACAAAGGGAATTCCAAGGGGAGCTGCAGTTCCCGGCATCTTTCCTGGTTTGGGATGAATTTCTGCCATGAAGAAGCAACAAAGAAGAGATTGTACTAACTTTTACAAAAATCTATCTACACCAGAGCTTCTCTAATGGTGAAGATATGCACATCTTAGCTGAAGTTTTCACAGAACTCTGAGAAACAGAGATAGCTTTAAAGTTTGCTTCCACATCCCCACttgccccattcccagcccagcctaggTCCAGGGTTTTGACTGGTCTTAATATTTAGCTAATTAGACTAATTTGATGAATAAGACACGGTAGGGATTTGTTAGCAAGTTTCTGCTGTTGCTTTACATCAATAGATTAAGATTCTCTAAAACAGGACTCCAAGGGACAGCAGGTCATTCTCTTACTCATTGAACAAGGTGCATTTTTGTAATAGTAAATCTTAGAGTTGCTAATGCATTGTGCAAttgcagagaagaaagaggagcaATTCAAAATTTTTCAGGTTGGACACTGACCACCAAGAAGAAGGTCAGGCTGTCCTAAGCCTGCTTCAGAGGGTTTGTTCTTTTATACACAGACAACGTACCTTGTCTCTGCCCCTGTTTCCCTACTGCACTCGATCCAGCAGAGAGGAATTAAACCTTTCCCCTCGTGTCTGACTTTGTATTaacctttttgtttttactgaGCTCCGTAAAGTCAGTGAGGCTCCACGGAGGCACAGCAGATGTACAAACAGCTCAGACAGCTCACGGCTCCCCTCAGGGCTCCCTCCGCCCCGCCTGGCTACGAGGGTCCCGGGCTGAGGCGGACGAAGCCGAGAGGGGTCGGGGGAAGGTGTGATGGAGCCGGTGCAGCCGTGAGGAGCCGTGTTGAGGCGGGGGAAGCCGTGAGGGGGCGGCCGGAGCCGTGAGGGGGCGGCCCCTGGGGCGGCCGGAGCCGTGAGGGGCGGCCGGGGCGGTCCCTGGGGCGGCCGGAGCCGTGAGGGGCGGCCGGGGCGGTCCCTGGGGCGGTCCCTGGGGCGGCCGGAGCCGTGAAGATgcggccccgctccgcctcTTCCTGCGGTAGCCGCGCAGTCGCAGCCATGGCGCCCGGCCGGGAAGcggctctgctgctgctcctcctcgtCCTGCCGCCGGCCGGCGCGGGGCTGAGCGGCTACTTCGGCACCAAGTCCCGCTACGAGGAGGTGAACCCGCACCTGGTGAGCGACCCGCTGTCGCTGGGTCCCGCGGCGGGCGGGTCGCTGCCCCCTTCCTGCGCTCCGCTGCAGCTCCGCGCCGTGCTCCGGCACGGCACCCGCTACCCCACGGCCGGGCAGGTGCGCCGGCTGGGCGAGCTGCACGCCCGGCTGCTCCGCCGGGCCGCGGGAGCCGCCGCctgccccgccgccgccgccctggCCGACTGGCCCATGTGGTACGAGGAGAGCCTGGACGGGCGGCTGGCGCCGCAGGGCCGGCGGGACATGGAGCAGCTGGCCCGGCGCTTGGCCGCCCGCTTCCCCGCGCTGttcgccgcccgccgccgcctggcgctggccagcagctccaagcACCGCTGCCTGCAGAGCGGGGCGGCTTTCCGCCGCGGGCTCGGGCCCACCCTCGACTTCGGCGGCGACGGTGAGTGCACGACACCCACCcctttccctggggagcccttGGATTTTCCTGAGAGCTTCCCAGCTCCCCCGAGGGGACGGGCGACTCCTGTGCCCTCCGTGAGGGTGTGCCAGGTGCCCTGCTCCCTGAGGGGTGAGGGAGACTCCCATGTCCTGACTGAATGGCTGCCGTGTCCTCCCTGAGGGactggggcagcccctggccTTCCCTGAGGGATTCCCGGCTCTTCCACAGGGTGCCTCACACCCTCTCTGCGGGAGCTCCATCCTTCTCCTGAGGGAGCCCTGTGCTTTCCCTGAGAGCTCGATCCAACCCTGAGGGGACACCGTGACCTCCCTGGGTGGCTGGAAGAGTCTGATGCTCCCAGAGGGTTTTGGGATGTCCGCTGCCCTCTCTCCACAAGACAACCCACATCTCCCGTGCCAGGTTAAAGGTgaccctgtgtcccctccatgAGGACACAGCTGTGGTGGGTGGGCTGTTTTGTTGGCCACATGCTGGTACCCTTGGGGATGGCGGTGCTCCCCCTGATGCCCGCGTTTGCTTTCAGAGGTGGAGGTTGAAGTTAACGACTCCCTGATGCGGTTCTTTGATCACTGTGCCAAGTTTGTAGCCCTGGTGGAGGAGAATGATGCAGCCATGTGCCAGGTGAATGCCTTCAAAGTGGGGCCTGAGATGAAGAAGGTCCTGGAGAAGGTGGCCAGTGCCTTGTGTTTGCCAGTGGAGGAGCTAAATGCAGGTAAAGAATTCTGTTTGCAGGTGGCTTTGGCTCCAGGGCTGGCCAGGAACAACTTCCAAGACATGTAGTTATGCAGAGTAGGTAATTTAAGGTGGCTGTGATTTGGAGATGCAGTCTCTAATTATTAAAGCGCACAAAACTGTAGTTCTGTTTTGGTGTTGCAGCAATGAATGATTGTTGGATAGTGGtcagaagaaaaagatgtttGAATGCATATTTCCTGTGGATGAAATcagcttttcctggttttagagggatttcagtatttttcttgtAGCTTTTGTGAAACCAGTTACAGTTCAAGCACTTAAATGACCTGAGGAAGAGCAGCGCTGTGGGTCTGTGTGGTAACTCACCTGTCCAGAACAGAAGTGCTGGGTTTCCCTGTGAGGTCAAGTGGTGGGAAAAGCTCCCCCAAAAAAGTGTTGCTGTTGGGATTGCAACACTAGGGACACGCTGGAAACAAAGTTCAGCCTGGTGCTGCTTGTACTCAGATGCTGACGTGGGAAGGAAGTTGTCCAAGACCTCACACCTTCTGTGTTGGCTCTTCTGGCCCGTGTGGCTACACCAGCAGCTGGCACCTATTACACATCAGCAGACAGGCAGCATGTTACGTGAAATGCTCTTGTTTTCTCCTTGTAATGATATAATGTGGAGAGCTTACAGTCCAAAATATGGATTTTGCACAACAATTCTGTTGAACTGTGTATTTCTGGTGTTTGGTCTTGGTCCtgccaaatatttatttgatttcattGTTTGCATTGCCAAACACTAGTTGCAATTATTTTTAGAGGTAAACTGAGGAGAGGAAATTGCTACTTGTGTAGCAGTGGCTTATCTCGTGCTTGTTTGTTGGATTTATTGCAGATCTTGTTCAAGTGGCTTTTCTCACCTGCTCATATGAGCTGGCCATAAAAAATGTGACCTCCCCGTGGTGTTCACTCTTCAGTGAAGAAGATGCCAAGGTATGTGGGACTTGAAACCTGCTCTGGTGGAAAGTGTCTCTGTCTGTGGCAGAGAGCTTGGAATGAGTGATCTTAAATGGCTTTCCATCCTAAGCCATTCTGTAATGTGTGTTTTTCACATGATAGAAACACGTGATAAAAGTCACTCCAGGGTACATCAGGTGAGGTCTGTCAGGGCCTCTAAGGCtctctgtttggttttgggggcTATCAGCTCTCTAAGCCTAATGAATGCCTGTTGACAAAACCCAGTAGAACCCAGATAAGAGGAAGAAACATTTGTCTCCTTTCTTTCAAAACTGCTTGATGTGACTTTTGATGTTTGGTAAGGCTCCCCCAAGGCTCTTAAGGAAATTTGCACCCCTGGGAAAACAGGAGACCTTTGCATAGGTAGGTGTTTGGCTAAAGGGTGGGCAGTTAGGAATAAGTGATCTCCTGTCTGAGAGGATCAGGGCCCCCATGGGCTTCTGCTGAGACTTGCCCTCTTCAGTCTAGTTTTGAATAATtcagcagggaggtgggaaaTGACTTTGATGCCAGAAATTGTcaggaaaggagcagagaacaAGGAGAGCACCATGTGCTCTTGCATAATTCCAAGGCACAGTTCTGTCTACTTGAGATGTGTACATGTCTCTGGAAAACAGACGAGCTGGGCTAAAGGTGTGGGATGGATTCTATGGGAAGAATGATGAGCCAAAGGCAAAATCAGAAGGGTTAAAACAAGCAGTGGATATAGTGGTTGTCTCATGATGTGCAGCACCTCACCTGACTGTAATTGTTGTCAGAATTGTTGCTGAATTTGGTCACTCTTTGGTCTGATCTGTTGTCTGGTTTAATGCTGGAGTGGTTTCAGCTGGAGCCTTGAtgtttggggttggttttgtgTCATTGCTCCAGGTTGggagctttttgttttcccttggtGCAGTAACAAAAACCTGTGAGCTCTAACTTTAGGTGCTGGAATACCTGAATGACCTGAAGCAGTACTGGAAGAGAGGATATGGCTACGACATCAACAGTCGCTCCAGCTGCGTTTTATTCCAAGATATCTTCCAGCACTTGGACAAAGCAGTGGAAGAGAGCAAAAGGTACATCAAGAGGCTTCAGTGCTTTGTGTGTGAGCTTTCTCAGTCAGTTCTGAGTCAGTTCTTGGTCAGTTCTGAGCTAGGTTTCACGTGAAAGGAAGCTCATTACTGTACTTCCACAAGTGGCAGCATTAGGAGACTGGAGCTAGGCGAATTTTAACAGTGAGAATACAATTTTTACTGGAGCAGTATTATTTGAagagtgtatttttttttttttttttgctttcattgaTGCTTTTGTGCTCAGCTAAAGTATCTCCATCTTTTAACTTGCTGATCTACACAGGCCTTCAGGGGACAGCCAAATGCTGTCTGACAGTGGTGTTCTCTTCCAGAAGTTTGAGAGAACATGGAGTTAAAATAATGAGCtgttctgttaaaaaataattcgTTGCTTAAATGTTAATTTGCAGCCTACATGCCTGTTCTTATGTAAACTGAACAGTTACAAATTTGTGGTTAATAATCAGTCACTTGAATTTATACCTTAGCAGATGAGTATGGAAATTTTATAAAAGTACAGGACATCAAGGATAGGGCCATAAGATTGTACAATGG
The DNA window shown above is from Oenanthe melanoleuca isolate GR-GAL-2019-014 chromosome 6, OMel1.0, whole genome shotgun sequence and carries:
- the MINPP1 gene encoding multiple inositol polyphosphate phosphatase 1, with amino-acid sequence MAPGREAALLLLLLVLPPAGAGLSGYFGTKSRYEEVNPHLVSDPLSLGPAAGGSLPPSCAPLQLRAVLRHGTRYPTAGQVRRLGELHARLLRRAAGAAACPAAAALADWPMWYEESLDGRLAPQGRRDMEQLARRLAARFPALFAARRRLALASSSKHRCLQSGAAFRRGLGPTLDFGGDEVEVEVNDSLMRFFDHCAKFVALVEENDAAMCQVNAFKVGPEMKKVLEKVASALCLPVEELNADLVQVAFLTCSYELAIKNVTSPWCSLFSEEDAKVLEYLNDLKQYWKRGYGYDINSRSSCVLFQDIFQHLDKAVEESKSSKPISSPLIVQVGHAETLQPLLALMGYFKDDEPLLATNYARQAQRKFRSGRIVPYAANLVFVLYHCDHVNASREEYQVQLLLNEKLLSFHHSNKTTSTYTDLKDYYKDILENCHFKEECELPKVNVTAVDEL